The Polaribacter tangerinus genome has a segment encoding these proteins:
- a CDS encoding T9SS type A sorting domain-containing protein, protein MKLKITYLFILLIGSTNLMFGQTMINDFENGTAEDALTNVGGGITAEIVDNPNASGDNTTAKVLKIGRNATQWWIFAGIDVADIAISDSETKFLSFMVYGPKTDLAVRFNATADDNNGTNGGIIRPATLHSGEAQWEQIVIPIVDSQTATSFTGSTLFKLVFHPDIADATIVEGGQILNDSDSFLYIDQIQILDSNPLSISNFELNNTISLSPNPASNIFKVNTLNNTIIKEISIYNILGKKVNALNIGVNQFDISSLSTGMYMVKIKDSKGSIASKKLFVK, encoded by the coding sequence ATGAAACTAAAAATTACTTATTTATTCATTTTATTAATTGGCTCAACAAACTTAATGTTTGGGCAGACTATGATTAATGACTTTGAAAATGGAACAGCAGAGGATGCACTAACAAATGTAGGTGGTGGTATTACCGCCGAAATTGTAGATAACCCCAATGCTAGTGGAGATAATACCACAGCAAAAGTTTTAAAAATTGGTAGAAACGCTACACAGTGGTGGATTTTTGCAGGTATCGATGTTGCAGATATTGCCATTTCAGATTCTGAAACAAAATTTTTAAGTTTTATGGTTTATGGCCCTAAAACTGATCTAGCTGTAAGATTTAACGCAACAGCTGATGATAATAACGGAACTAATGGAGGTATTATAAGACCTGCAACTTTACATTCTGGAGAAGCTCAATGGGAACAAATTGTAATTCCAATTGTCGATAGTCAAACAGCTACAAGTTTTACAGGCAGTACACTTTTTAAATTAGTATTTCACCCAGATATAGCTGATGCAACTATCGTTGAAGGAGGTCAGATACTAAATGATTCAGACTCTTTTTTGTATATAGATCAAATACAAATTTTAGATAGTAATCCATTAAGTATATCAAACTTTGAGTTGAATAATACTATTTCTTTATCTCCTAATCCTGCAAGCAACATTTTTAAAGTAAATACTTTAAACAATACTATTATAAAAGAGATTTCTATTTATAATATTTTAGGTAAAAAAGTAAATGCTCTTAACATTGGTGTAAATCAGTTCGATATTTCTTCTTTATCTACAGGAATGTATATGGTAAAAATTAAAGATAGTAAAGGGAGTATAGCTTCTAAAAAACTATTTGTAAAATAA
- a CDS encoding glycoside hydrolase family 2 TIM barrel-domain containing protein: MWENPEWENPEIFQINRESPKATFYNYDNLDNAILGKDWKSSSNYKLLNGTWNFYYSDSVQGRPEIFYKEDFNLDGWDTISVPSNWEMKGFGLPIYTNVVYVFPKNPPFIPHNINNVGSYKRDFKIPTKWKNKDIYLHFAGVSGAMYVYINGKKVGYSEGSKTPAEFNITEYIKSGKNQIAVQVLRWSDASYIEDQDFWRLSGIERDVYLRADNPIAINDFKVGSDLVNNYKDGAFSIDIELKNTKLSVEKRKLEVTLFDDDKKQIFSTTKIVDISEAKSNITFKENIKNVKPWTAETPNLYPAVLSLSNPDGELLQTTSVKVGFRNIKIKNSQFLVNGKPILIKGVNLHDHDETTGHVVDEALTIKDLRLMKQNNVNAIRCSHYPKNPFFYDLCDKYGFYVIDEANIETHGMGTTNQGLDKKPEIKKIHPAYRKDWKAAHLDRTIRMFERDKNHPSIVTWSLGNEAGNGDNFFATYHWLKENDATRPTQYEGATKYENTDIQAPMYDRIPQLIKYAENNPKRPLILCEYSHAMGNSLGNFKDYWDVIRKYDVLQGGFIWDWVDQGLLTETEDGQKYWGYGGDFKAAHLQHDANFCLNGIVNPDRTPHPGLEELKKVYQNIQFSDVNFKTGQIKIFNEYFFTNLNNFKIDWELFKEGEKVTSGSLGVLDVAPQKSKMVQLDLPELDDEKHEYQLNFLATTHKDLPLLSKGFPLAKAQFVTGTFIPNFKEKSTEHLMLSSTEKEVVLKSENFTASFNKKTGALSKLDYGNGNIIQKGISANFWRATTDNDYGFNMPKHFGVWKKATENQELTSMLLNDEKSSLDLLSADKISFNGNAVHLEMTYKLPEDIATIKMEYVIDASGQITIKSALQNLKKALPNLPRFGTNFTINKDLNQVNWYGRGPLENYQDRKTSQFVGNYKASVSELYFPYIRPQENGYRTDVRWVTFTNSLGQGIKVLGPENIGFSAHHQYNSDFDAGETKQQRHTIDIKKRDFVNINIDNEQMGVGGDTSWWTRPLEQYQIKAKNQSFSYSIIPIQ, encoded by the coding sequence TTGTGGGAGAATCCAGAATGGGAAAATCCAGAAATATTTCAAATAAATAGAGAATCTCCAAAAGCTACTTTTTATAATTACGACAATTTAGATAATGCAATTCTTGGTAAAGATTGGAAATCATCTTCAAATTATAAGTTGTTAAACGGCACTTGGAATTTTTATTACTCAGATAGCGTTCAAGGAAGACCAGAGATTTTTTACAAAGAAGACTTCAATTTAGATGGTTGGGATACTATTTCAGTACCTTCTAACTGGGAGATGAAAGGGTTTGGATTGCCTATTTATACAAATGTTGTTTATGTTTTTCCCAAAAACCCACCATTTATTCCTCATAATATAAACAACGTAGGAAGTTATAAACGTGATTTTAAAATCCCCACGAAGTGGAAAAATAAAGACATTTATTTGCATTTTGCTGGTGTAAGTGGAGCCATGTACGTATATATAAATGGAAAAAAAGTAGGTTACTCAGAAGGTAGTAAAACACCAGCTGAGTTTAATATTACTGAATATATTAAGTCAGGAAAAAATCAGATTGCAGTACAGGTTTTACGTTGGTCTGATGCGAGTTATATTGAAGATCAAGATTTTTGGAGACTAAGTGGTATAGAAAGGGATGTATATTTAAGAGCAGACAACCCAATTGCAATCAATGATTTTAAGGTAGGCAGTGATTTGGTAAACAACTATAAAGATGGGGCATTTAGTATAGATATAGAACTTAAAAACACAAAACTATCTGTTGAAAAAAGAAAACTAGAAGTCACACTTTTTGATGATGACAAAAAACAAATTTTTTCTACAACTAAAATAGTTGATATTTCAGAAGCCAAATCAAACATAACCTTTAAAGAAAATATTAAAAATGTAAAACCCTGGACAGCAGAGACTCCCAACTTATATCCAGCAGTTTTATCATTAAGTAATCCTGATGGGGAGCTTTTACAAACTACTTCAGTAAAAGTAGGTTTTAGAAATATAAAAATTAAGAATAGCCAATTTTTAGTAAACGGAAAACCTATTTTAATTAAGGGAGTTAACCTTCACGATCATGACGAAACTACAGGGCACGTGGTAGATGAAGCATTAACTATTAAAGACCTTAGGCTAATGAAACAAAATAATGTAAATGCCATTCGTTGTAGTCATTATCCTAAAAACCCATTTTTTTACGATTTATGCGATAAATATGGATTTTATGTAATTGATGAAGCCAATATAGAAACGCATGGAATGGGCACAACGAACCAAGGTTTAGACAAAAAACCTGAGATAAAAAAAATACATCCAGCTTATAGAAAAGATTGGAAAGCTGCACATTTAGATAGAACAATTCGAATGTTTGAACGTGATAAGAATCATCCTTCAATTGTAACTTGGTCTTTAGGGAATGAAGCAGGAAATGGAGATAACTTTTTTGCAACTTATCATTGGTTAAAAGAAAACGATGCAACACGTCCTACTCAATACGAAGGCGCAACCAAATACGAGAATACAGACATTCAAGCACCAATGTACGATCGTATTCCTCAATTAATTAAATACGCAGAAAACAACCCAAAACGACCTCTAATTTTATGTGAATATTCTCATGCTATGGGAAATAGTTTGGGGAATTTTAAAGATTATTGGGACGTTATTCGAAAATACGATGTGTTACAAGGAGGTTTTATTTGGGATTGGGTAGACCAAGGTCTTTTGACTGAAACAGAAGACGGACAAAAATATTGGGGTTATGGAGGTGATTTTAAAGCTGCTCACTTGCAACATGATGCTAATTTTTGTTTAAACGGAATTGTAAATCCAGACAGAACACCACATCCTGGTTTAGAAGAATTGAAAAAAGTATATCAAAACATTCAATTTTCGGATGTTAACTTTAAGACGGGTCAGATAAAAATTTTTAATGAATATTTCTTTACCAATTTAAATAATTTTAAAATAGACTGGGAGCTTTTTAAAGAAGGCGAAAAAGTAACTTCTGGGAGTCTAGGAGTTTTAGATGTCGCTCCTCAAAAATCAAAAATGGTACAATTGGACTTGCCTGAATTAGATGATGAAAAGCATGAATACCAACTTAATTTTTTAGCAACTACCCATAAAGATTTACCATTACTTTCTAAAGGATTTCCTTTAGCAAAAGCGCAATTTGTAACAGGTACTTTTATACCTAATTTCAAAGAAAAATCTACAGAGCATTTAATGCTTTCTTCCACAGAAAAGGAAGTTGTTTTAAAATCAGAAAATTTTACAGCTAGTTTTAATAAGAAAACAGGAGCACTATCAAAGTTAGATTACGGAAACGGAAATATTATCCAAAAAGGAATATCTGCCAATTTCTGGAGAGCAACAACAGATAACGATTACGGATTTAACATGCCCAAACATTTTGGAGTTTGGAAAAAAGCAACTGAAAATCAAGAGTTAACCTCTATGCTTTTAAATGATGAAAAATCATCTCTTGATTTATTATCAGCAGATAAAATAAGTTTTAATGGAAATGCTGTACATCTAGAAATGACTTATAAACTGCCTGAAGACATTGCAACAATAAAGATGGAGTATGTAATTGATGCATCTGGGCAAATAACAATTAAAAGCGCTTTACAAAACCTAAAAAAAGCGTTGCCTAATTTACCTCGTTTTGGAACTAATTTTACTATAAATAAAGACTTAAATCAAGTAAATTGGTATGGTAGAGGGCCTTTAGAAAATTATCAAGATAGAAAAACATCGCAATTTGTTGGTAATTATAAAGCTTCTGTTTCAGAATTGTATTTTCCGTATATCAGGCCCCAAGAAAATGGCTATAGAACTGATGTGCGTTGGGTAACATTTACAAATAGTTTAGGGCAAGGTATTAAAGTGTTAGGTCCAGAAAATATTGGTTTTAGTGCGCATCATCAATACAATTCAGATTTTGATGCTGGCGAAACTAAACAACAACGCCATACTATAGATATTAAAAAAAGAGACTTTGTAAATATTAATATAGATAATGAACAAATGGGTGTTGGAGGAGACACAAGTTGGTGGACAAGGCCTTTAGAGCAATACCAAATTAAAGCAAAAAATCAATCGTTTTCTTACAGTATCATTCCCATTCAATAA
- a CDS encoding sulfatase-like hydrolase/transferase has protein sequence MNRFFSLFLFSLIVSFGCKSKLETPKDKLPNVIIILVDDAGYVDFGFMGSKDLQTPHIDDLAKSGVIFTDAHVSATVCAPSRAGLITGKYQQRFGFEANGTGGIGLSDDVTTIADVFQNNGYNTYALGKWHLGEETSDHPNQRGFDEFYGFLAGSRSYFSLENPSKEKMLQHNGKRVVFDGYMTDVLGDQSVQFVADSKEKPFFMYLSYNAVHTPMHAKKEDLEKFKDHPRQKLAAMTWNLDKNIGKLLTKLDDLGIRENTLIYFLSDNGGAHNNQSSTGVLKGWKGNKFEGGHRVPFVISWPKMVNGNQKFEGLSSSLDIFTTSLSAAKINKPKALQLDGKNLLPYVKGEKKCNPHETLFWRKLEESAVRKGNFKMIHLQNYGAVMYNLNKDLGEINDISKQNKSQLDSMFLSYHIWQQEMKTPLWVEGKDWMNVTYHIHQKLMQNKIPEYKDIWSPAFKEKKYK, from the coding sequence ATGAATCGTTTTTTCTCACTATTTCTTTTCTCACTCATTGTTAGCTTTGGATGTAAATCAAAATTAGAGACTCCAAAAGACAAGTTACCTAACGTAATCATTATTTTAGTTGATGATGCAGGTTATGTAGATTTTGGTTTTATGGGAAGTAAAGATTTGCAAACGCCTCATATTGATGACTTAGCTAAAAGTGGTGTAATTTTTACTGATGCGCATGTTAGTGCTACTGTTTGTGCGCCATCACGAGCTGGATTAATCACAGGAAAATACCAACAGCGTTTTGGTTTTGAAGCCAATGGAACAGGAGGAATTGGTTTAAGTGATGACGTAACCACCATTGCAGATGTATTTCAAAACAATGGTTACAATACCTATGCTTTAGGAAAATGGCATTTAGGAGAAGAAACTTCCGATCATCCAAACCAAAGAGGGTTTGATGAGTTTTATGGATTTCTAGCAGGAAGTCGTTCTTATTTCTCATTAGAAAATCCATCAAAAGAAAAAATGCTACAACACAATGGAAAACGCGTAGTTTTTGATGGCTATATGACTGATGTTTTAGGTGACCAGTCTGTTCAATTTGTTGCAGATTCAAAAGAGAAACCGTTTTTTATGTACTTGTCTTACAATGCGGTTCACACTCCAATGCACGCTAAAAAAGAAGATTTAGAAAAATTTAAAGATCATCCAAGACAAAAGTTAGCAGCCATGACTTGGAATTTAGATAAGAACATAGGTAAATTATTAACAAAGCTTGATGATTTAGGAATAAGAGAAAACACATTAATTTATTTTTTAAGTGATAATGGTGGGGCTCATAATAATCAATCTTCTACAGGAGTTCTAAAAGGGTGGAAAGGAAATAAATTTGAAGGTGGTCATAGAGTTCCATTTGTAATCAGTTGGCCAAAAATGGTTAATGGAAATCAAAAATTTGAAGGATTATCATCTTCATTAGATATTTTTACCACCTCTTTAAGTGCCGCTAAAATTAATAAACCCAAAGCATTACAATTAGATGGCAAAAATTTGTTGCCTTATGTAAAAGGCGAAAAAAAATGCAATCCACATGAAACATTGTTTTGGAGAAAATTGGAAGAATCTGCGGTTAGAAAGGGTAATTTTAAAATGATTCATTTACAGAACTATGGAGCTGTAATGTATAATTTAAACAAAGATTTAGGTGAAATAAATGATATTTCTAAACAAAATAAATCTCAGTTAGATAGTATGTTTCTTTCTTATCACATTTGGCAACAAGAAATGAAAACTCCACTTTGGGTAGAAGGAAAAGATTGGATGAATGTTACTTATCATATTCATCAAAAGCTTATGCAAAATAAGATTCCAGAATACAAAGATATTTGGAGTCCTGCTTTTAAGGAAAAAAAATATAAATAA
- a CDS encoding T9SS type A sorting domain-containing protein, producing MKKNTFKILSFISISTFLILILINKNILGLNKTHKADEYYEEYGEDYEETEEEIAFEMAMEKDGHPEVFDPSKLQGKELEDYNKRFTKLNASGFKFNSEQDFAAYRKKAAKNMQTSSLATEDSYANNTLSGFWDQKEFTLFDKSGFRADGSVYDPVNKDFYIVSFAGHLYKIDEDAENQWLLRNDQKSFSNNNFRLSGLHFNGVNLPDGSFRLLHQQKNGGMEFSDDEGRTWITANGAFFTNGNNYKTLVTETATGKKIVAFGNQKNTTGWKDVVYISDDYGLNYRESNVVVYSPAYDTNILKPYGSNTIYYFALRTSDKRLSIYKMEENDSDFTLLSETYPGIDAVTSLKGATVNGTTTIYVSYTNNTIYYSTNEGGSWTKTGSTPQDRDIIDIHPTKPNICFSGFTRLNISFDYGNTWVNNGNKLPPIDHVWDLQHMRSYEKEDGTFFTFGGFDFGSFYSSTPEQWDSWIPINKGTPAMMSYDSATSEKHNRIYSGNQDRGSQSILGDDKGEEGFVSPALREANTDVLRVATAKGGESAWYWYYYGSIGRSPVVGGGNFGAVTKKDFYGNWQATMMVASPNISEDAVYIPWSNELQKISYNGSEISRTIHSYTFPETVLSFSYSKINTNRWYVGLASGKVMYSIDGGNSFSPSNYPGTWPKGSVSTSRKRSPAIATSPIDEATVYYAGAGNNFLISTDGGKTFTNHNNGLDVDRIVGLAASPNGQFIFAACVFDGAWVFSVQQDKWFKMESNKLPKEIRYSAVQFIEDENLVRYGTYGSGILDFRINEDFSTIYLAPDNFKIEVVDETCVGKNGKLKIETKFRHNYNVTISGVKYDFDNTLNVPNLEPGSYNICIGIDNTTYNYCATLEIKESELLSGKTSVKSNKINIDLKSGTAPYTVYINTIKVLETHSTSFSLPVKEGDFVQVASKASCEGKITKTIGETIKLKAFPNPTDNFFEVRIPANDKQITIELYSLESGLISKKQYPVINNKVRVDVKNIASGVYFARLNLEKPKTIKIIKK from the coding sequence ATGAAAAAAAATACTTTTAAGATTCTAAGCTTTATTTCTATTTCAACTTTCTTAATACTAATTCTTATAAACAAGAACATATTAGGTTTAAATAAAACCCATAAGGCTGATGAATATTATGAAGAATATGGTGAAGACTACGAAGAAACTGAGGAAGAAATTGCTTTTGAAATGGCAATGGAAAAAGATGGTCACCCAGAAGTTTTTGATCCTTCTAAACTTCAAGGTAAAGAATTAGAAGACTATAATAAACGGTTTACGAAACTAAATGCTTCAGGTTTTAAGTTTAATAGTGAACAAGATTTTGCCGCTTATAGAAAAAAAGCTGCAAAAAATATGCAAACATCTTCTTTAGCTACAGAAGATTCTTATGCTAACAATACCTTATCTGGTTTTTGGGATCAAAAAGAATTTACCTTATTTGATAAGAGTGGTTTTAGAGCAGATGGTTCTGTTTATGACCCCGTAAATAAAGATTTTTATATTGTTTCATTTGCTGGTCATCTCTATAAAATAGATGAAGACGCCGAAAATCAGTGGCTTTTAAGAAATGATCAAAAAAGTTTTTCAAATAATAATTTTAGACTTTCAGGTTTACATTTTAATGGCGTTAATTTACCAGATGGTTCGTTTAGATTACTACATCAACAGAAAAACGGTGGTATGGAGTTTTCTGATGATGAGGGAAGAACATGGATAACTGCAAATGGAGCATTTTTCACAAATGGTAATAACTACAAAACTCTAGTAACAGAAACAGCAACTGGCAAAAAAATTGTTGCTTTTGGAAATCAAAAAAACACAACAGGTTGGAAAGATGTAGTATATATATCTGATGATTATGGGTTAAATTATCGTGAATCTAATGTTGTTGTATACTCTCCTGCTTACGATACTAACATACTTAAACCTTATGGTAGTAACACCATATATTATTTCGCCCTAAGAACTAGCGATAAAAGGTTATCAATTTATAAAATGGAGGAAAACGACTCAGATTTTACTTTATTGAGCGAAACTTATCCTGGTATAGACGCTGTAACCTCTTTAAAAGGCGCAACTGTTAATGGCACCACTACTATTTATGTTAGTTATACCAATAACACAATTTATTACTCTACCAATGAGGGTGGTTCTTGGACAAAAACAGGAAGCACTCCTCAAGATAGAGATATTATAGACATACATCCTACTAAGCCAAACATTTGTTTTTCTGGCTTTACAAGGTTAAATATTTCATTTGACTATGGTAATACTTGGGTTAATAACGGCAATAAACTACCACCAATAGATCATGTTTGGGATCTACAACACATGAGGTCTTACGAAAAAGAAGATGGAACTTTCTTTACATTTGGTGGATTTGATTTTGGTTCTTTTTACTCTTCGACTCCAGAACAATGGGATTCATGGATTCCAATTAACAAAGGGACACCTGCAATGATGAGTTATGATTCAGCAACTAGTGAAAAACACAATAGAATATATAGTGGAAATCAAGATAGAGGCTCTCAAAGTATATTAGGAGATGACAAAGGAGAAGAAGGTTTTGTTTCACCAGCATTAAGAGAAGCAAATACTGATGTTTTAAGAGTAGCTACAGCAAAGGGTGGAGAATCTGCATGGTATTGGTATTATTATGGTTCAATTGGAAGAAGTCCTGTAGTTGGTGGTGGTAACTTTGGCGCTGTAACAAAAAAAGATTTTTATGGAAATTGGCAAGCAACCATGATGGTTGCCTCTCCAAACATTTCGGAGGATGCTGTCTATATTCCCTGGAGCAATGAATTACAAAAAATATCTTATAACGGGAGTGAAATTAGTAGAACTATACATTCCTATACTTTTCCAGAAACAGTACTCAGCTTTTCATATTCTAAAATAAACACAAATAGATGGTATGTAGGATTAGCCTCTGGTAAAGTTATGTATTCAATCGATGGTGGAAACTCATTCTCACCATCCAATTACCCTGGTACTTGGCCAAAAGGTAGTGTCAGCACTTCTAGAAAAAGATCACCTGCAATTGCAACAAGCCCTATAGATGAAGCAACAGTATACTACGCAGGAGCAGGTAATAATTTTTTAATTTCTACTGATGGTGGAAAAACATTTACAAATCACAATAATGGATTAGACGTAGATAGAATAGTTGGTTTAGCTGCCTCACCAAATGGCCAATTTATTTTTGCAGCCTGTGTTTTTGATGGTGCTTGGGTCTTTTCTGTACAACAAGACAAATGGTTTAAAATGGAAAGCAACAAACTTCCAAAAGAAATTAGATACTCTGCAGTACAGTTTATAGAGGATGAAAATTTAGTAAGGTATGGAACCTATGGAAGTGGTATTTTAGATTTTAGAATTAATGAAGATTTTTCTACTATTTATTTAGCTCCAGATAATTTTAAAATTGAAGTTGTAGATGAAACCTGTGTAGGTAAAAACGGGAAATTAAAAATTGAAACAAAATTTAGACATAATTATAATGTAACCATTTCTGGTGTAAAATATGATTTTGACAACACTTTAAATGTACCAAACTTAGAACCTGGATCTTACAACATTTGCATTGGTATAGATAATACAACATATAATTATTGTGCTACTTTAGAAATTAAAGAATCTGAACTTTTATCAGGTAAAACCTCTGTGAAATCTAATAAAATTAATATTGATCTAAAATCTGGAACTGCACCATATACAGTGTATATAAACACAATTAAAGTATTAGAAACGCATAGTACATCTTTTAGTTTACCTGTAAAAGAAGGCGATTTTGTTCAAGTAGCATCAAAAGCATCTTGCGAAGGAAAAATCACAAAAACAATAGGAGAAACGATTAAACTAAAGGCATTTCCAAACCCTACTGACAACTTTTTTGAAGTTCGAATTCCTGCAAATGATAAGCAAATAACTATAGAGTTATATTCTCTAGAATCTGGTCTAATATCCAAAAAACAATATCCAGTAATTAACAATAAAGTAAGGGTTGACGTTAAAAACATAGCTTCTGGAGTTTATTTTGCAAGATTAAATTTAGAAAAGCCGAAAACAATTAAAATTATAAAAAAATAA